One segment of Rhipicephalus sanguineus isolate Rsan-2018 chromosome 6, BIME_Rsan_1.4, whole genome shotgun sequence DNA contains the following:
- the LOC119397164 gene encoding uncharacterized protein LOC119397164, which produces MERLLRRRKCLRSPLDGIVKEAEGRLREQELSSSQVSVSIDRINAIYAQITKIDESLIDETPDELIEAEIKDASKYGEKIVTLTAKLRFAILDNQASQASRPTTSQALTTTSQASVGLQSRLPQLELQKFDGNRQKWHGFWMQFSTAVYNNDDLRAAEKFNYLSTLVTGTAAAAISGLQATGECYEDAMNILKKGFGDERIIVQEHLQSLLDLRPVLSSSSTTKLRDLYNEVQVHVRSLKALGTSPNTYCSMLREILLRVIPSHLVLKYHELHKPMTTTVSTMQARRDPQDRTTEIEKELEDLLDFLEHQLHCRETLAACTEVCHTRSGLYPNQEHQ; this is translated from the coding sequence ATGGAAAGGCTACTCCGACGACGCAAGTGCTTGCGCTCGCCACTGGATGGCATCGTCAAAGAAGCGGAAGGCCGCCTACGAGAACAAGAGCTGTCATCGTCGCAGGTCAGCGTTTCAATTGACCGAATCAACGCGATCTACGCACAGATAACGAAGATCGATGAAAGCCTAATAGACGAGACGCCTGacgagctgatcgaggcagagatTAAAGACGCGAGCAAATATGGGGAAAAGATTGTAACATTGACGGCAAAGCTTCGCTTTGCGATTCTGGACAACCAGGCGTCTCAAGCCTCGCGCCCGACGACGAGCCAAGCTTTGACGACGACGAGTCAAGCTTCCGTCGGTTTGCAGTCGAGACTGCCGCAACTAGAGCTCCAGAAATTCGACGGCAACCGACAAAAATGGCATGGATTTTGGATGCAGTTCTCGACGGCAGTGTACAACAACGACGACCTCCGCGCTGCCGAGaaattcaactacttgagcacgcTTGTCACTGGAACTGCCGCTGCAGCCATTTCCGGACTCCAGGCAACGGGAGAGTGCTATGAAGACGCAATGAATATCCTCAAGAAAGGCTTCGGGGACGAGAGGATTATCGTTCAGGAACATCTTCAAAGCCTCCTAGATCTCAGGCCAGTATTGTCGTCTTCTAGCACCACCAAACTTCGAGACCTCTACAACGAAGTACAAGTGCATGTGAGGAGTCTCAAAGCGCTTGGAACGAGCCCCAACACATACTGCTCCATGCTACGGGAGATACTCTTGCGAGTCATACCATCGCACTTGGTGCTCAAGTATCACGAACTTCACAAGCCGATGACAACTACTGTATCAACGATGCAAGCGCGAAGGGACCCACAGGACAGGACGACCGAAATCGAGAAAGAGCTGGAAGATCTTCTGGACTTCCTCGAACATCAGCTTCATTGCAGAGAAACTTTGGCGGCGT